The nucleotide window CAGATGGCGCTCGTGGCCGTGAAGAGGCGGTCGATGGAGGTCAGGGCCGCGCCCGGCGTCGTCACGCCCGGCAGGTGCAGCAGCGCCGTGCCCAGCGCGATGCCGACGAGGTACACCACGGCGATGAGCTGCGGCGGCGTGAAACGCGACACCACGGGCCGCCGGGGGCGTCCGGGCAGGGGCGGGGGATGGGGGAGGTTACTCCGCATGGCTACCCGATCAGGATGTCCTTCTCGGCGGGATACTTCACGAGGTCGGCCTCCTCGCGGCTGTTGAAGGCGACCGCGAACGTCAGCGGGCCGATGCGCCCGAGATACATCAGGAGGATGATGACGATCTGCTGCGCCGGATTCAGCAGCGGCGTGGCGTTCATGCTCAGGCCCACCGTGGCAAAGGCACTCACTGACTCGAAGAAGAGCTGCACGAACAGGATGTCCGCCCGCGAGTTGAACACGAGCAGCAGAATGAACATCAGGTTCACGAGGCCGATGCTCAGCAGCCCGACCGTCATCGCGCGGATCACCGTCTCGCGGTCGATGCGGCGGTTGAAGAGCGTGACCTCACCGCGCCCGCGCACCATGCTCCACGCCGAGGCCATCATCACGTAGAAGGTGCTCGTCTTGATGCCGCCGCCCGTCGAGCCGGGATTCGCCCCGATGAACATCAGGATGATGGTGATGAACAGGGTCGCCAGCTCCATCGCCCCGTAATCGAGCGTGTTGTAGCCCGCCGTGCGCGTCACGACGCTCTGGAAGAAGGAGGCGAGCAGCTTGTCCCCGAACGCCAGCGGCGCGAGCGTCTTCGGATTGTCCCACTCCAGCGCGAGGTAACTCAGCGTGCCGACGAGGAGCAGCACGCCCATCATCGTCAGCACGAGCTTGGAATGGACGAGCAGGCGGTTGCGCCGGGGATTGAGGAGGTGCGCGACCACGTTGAGTTGCACGAGAAAGCCCGTCCCGCCCAGGATGATGAGGAGGGCCGTCACCAGGCTCACGAAGTCGTCGCCCACGAAGCGGACGTAGTTGTCGCTGTACAGCGCGAAGCCCGCGTTGTTGAAGGCGCTCACCGAATGGAACAGCGCGTAGAACAACCCCTGGCCCCATCCCTCCAACGGCACGAAGCGGAAGGCGAGGAGGACGGCCCCCACCGCCTCGATGATGAACGTGTACAGGAAGATGTTGCGGATGAGCGGCACCACGTCCCCCGCGCTGAAGGCGCTCACCTGCTGCGCGAGGCGGATGCGCTCGGAGTAGTTCACCCGTCGCCGCGTCAGCAACGCGAACAGCGTCCCGAAGGTCAGGATGCCCACCCCGCCGACCTGAATGAGGAGCAGGATGACGACCTGCCCCAGCCGGTTGAAATCCCGGCTCGGATCGATGACGTTCAGGCCCGTCACGCACAGGGCGCTCGTGGCCGTGAAGAGGGCCTGAAGGAAGGAGACGCGCCGCCCCTCCCCGTGCATGACGGGCAGCGCGAGGATCAGCCCGCCCACCAGCAGCCCCAGCGCGAAGGTCAGGGCGATCAGTTGCGGCGGGCTGAACCGCGCCAGCAGCGGCCTGCGGACGCGCGCCGTCGTCGCGGGGCCGGACGTTCGGGGGGGAGGGGAGAGGGCCATAGGGAAACGGGCGATTCTACACCGGGGAGGGGGGCTTCATCGGGGTTCATCTGGTGATGGACAGGGGGAGGCTCAGCCGTGGGCGACCCCTCCGCCCCTGCGGGGCACCTCCCCTGAAAGGGAGGCAGAAGCAGATAAGGCTCCCCTTGAGGGGAGCTGTCAGCGAAGCTGACTGAGGGGTCGCCTGCCGCGTCGTCCGCCAAACCCGCCCGTCCCGCCCGGAACCCGTAACCTCTCCCACCAGTCGTTGAAACGTTCCCGCCGCCGGGCCGACCCCTCCGCCCGCCCTCTATACTGCTCTGCTATGCCGCGTCCCGCCCGCCCGAACTCCCCGTCCCACCGCCCAAGACGCCCCCAGGGCGACCACCGCGCCCGCCAGCCCGCCCACGAGTACGTGTTGGAGGCATTGCCGGGGCTGGAGGAGGTCGCGGCGGCGGAACTCGGCACCGTGCCGCTGGCGCGCGACCTCCGGGGACTGCGCTTCTGGTATCCAGGAGATACCGAACGCCTGACGCGGCTGCGCGGAGCGGTGGCCGTGTACCGGGTGCGGGCGTGGGACGTGCCCCGTCCGCGCGGGCTGCTCGGGCACCAGCAGCTCGGGGAACTCGCGGCCTTTCTCGGGGAGGTGGTGCGCGTCGGCGGGCACCGTTCCTTCCGGCTCTCGGCGGCGGGGCGCGAGTCGAGCGTGATGGAGCGGCTGGCGGGCGAGCTGGAGCGGGCGCTGGACCTCCCCTTCAGCCGCGAGGAGGGCGAACTCCTCATCCGCCTGCGGCCCCAGGAGGACGGCCCCGGCTGGGAGGTTCTCGCGCGCATGACGCCCCGGCCCCTCTCCGCGCGGGCGTGGCGGGTGTGCAACCTCGGCGGCGGCCTGAACGCGACCATTGCCTACGCCCTGCACAAGCTCGCGGGCCAGCGCGACGAGGACCGCATCTTCAACCCCATGAGCGGGAGCGGCACCCTCCTCGTCGAGCGGGCGCTCCTCGGCCCCTCCACCGCGATGGTGGGCGTGGACACTGATCCCCGCGCCGTGGAGTGCGCCCGCTCCAACCTCGCCGCCGCCGGGCGTCAGGTGGAGGTCGCGCAGGTGGACGCCCTCCAAACGGGTCTGCCCGCCCGCTCCTTCGACCTGATCGTCTCGGACCTGCCGTGGGGAGACGCCATCGGCACGCACGGCGGCAACGCGGACCTCTACCCCGCCTTCCTGAGCGAGATGCACCGCTTATGCAGCCGTCAGGGTCGCCTCGTGGTCCTCACCCACGAACTCCGCCTGTTCGAGCGACTGCTCCGCGAGCAGAACAGGTGGCACGCCCGCGAGCTGTTTCAGGTCTACAGCGGCGGCCACCACCCGAAGGCGTACCTGCTGGGGAAGACGTGAGGGGCCGTCCCTAGTCCTCTGACAAGGCCGCGCTCAGCTCCATGCTCGGTACGGCGGGCGACACCCACGGGTTGCCGCGCACCAAAAAACGCCACGGCAGGTTCTTCCCCGCGAGGATGCCGACCCTGGCTGTCACTTGCACCCGCTCGTCGGGCACCGGGTCGCCGGGCAGGAGGTGGAGGGTGGGGCCGTTCACGGGCAGGCCCGCCACCCGCTCGGGGTCCAGCCCGAGGGCGTAGACGAGCTTGGCGGGGCCGTTCGTCAGGTCGCGCTCACGGGTCACGGGGCGGTGGGTGAGCATGGTGCCGACGCCCTCCAGCGGTTCCAGCGCGCGAATCAGGACGCTGGCCGACACGCCCTCGGCGCGGCAGGCAACCTGAAGGAGCGGGTGCCCGTGCGCCGACCAGAAGAGCCAGTGACCGGGCGCAGTCGCCATCGCCAGCGTGCGGACGGCGTGGAAGCGCCCGGCGGTGCAGGCGGGATCGCGTGGGCAGTCATAGGCCTCGGCCTCCACCACCCGGCCCACCAGCCGCTCGCCGCCGGGCAGCACCCGCACCAGCGACGCGCCGAGCAGTTCGCGGGCCACCCGCGTGGGGTCCCGGTCGAAAAAGGACGGTGGGAGGGGGGCGGGCATGAGGGCGAGGTTAGCGCCGGCCACGTTCACCGAGCGGAGGGGGAAGGCGCTTTCTGAAGAGGAAGAGAAGTAGGGCGAGGGTATACAACGCCAACAGCACCACGTCAAACAGGTTGGCAGGTCGTTCCTCGGACAACCCAAGCAGGATGCGGGAGAAGTGCGGCATGGCGGCGATGCCCAGCAGGACCGGGATGAGAGCGGTCGGCGTCACAGGCTCCCGGCGGCGAGGGCGGGCCAACAGCCACCAACCGAACAGAACGGGCACCAGCATCAGCGCGGCGAGGGTGTATCTGAGCTCTCTGTTGTCCGGGATGACGAGCAAGGCCGCCATATTGAAGAGCGTCCCTATCGTCATGAACACCATCAGTAACACGGGCATTCCGATGGAAGGCGGTGCCGGCCTCCACGCCTCCCCCTCCGGCTGCCCCGACGCCTCTGCTCTTTTCCGCTCGTCCACCTCTTGAGCCTACCTCTCAGTGGAGGTCAGGAAACCCTCAATACCGTTCAGGTTCCCTCCCGCACCTGTGGGGCTAGGCTGTCTGACGTTCGCCACGTCATCCCTAACATTCAAGGAGGCACCCCCCATGATGGACATCTTCAACATGCTCGGCGGTATGGGCCAGGCGCAGCAGACGGTCGGCAATCGCCTGGGCACCCGCCCGGACCAGACGCAGGCGGCAATGGAGGCCGCTGTGCCTCTCCTCCTCGGCGCGATGACCCGCAACGCGCAGCAACCCGGCGGGGCGCAGGCGCTCTCGGGGGCGCTCGACCGCCACGACGGCAGCGCCCTCGACCTGTTCGGCCAGGGGCAGGCACCCGACGCGGGCCAGGGCCAGAAGATTCTCGGGCACGTCTTCGGCAACCAGCAGCAGGCCGCCGCGAACGCCGTGGGCCGCCGTGCGGGCATCGACCCGCAGCTCGCCATGCAGGTGCTGGCGATGGCCGCGCCCCTCGTCCTCGCCTACCTGGGCCGTCAGCGGCAGGGCCAGATGGGCGGCGGGGGCATGGCGGGCGGACAGATGGGCGGACAGATGGGCGGACAGATGGGCGGACAGATGGGCGGTGCGGGCGGCTTCGACATCGGCAGCATCCTCGGCGGGGTGCTGGGCGGTGGAATGGGCGGCCTCGGCGGGATGCTCGGCGGCGGTCAGACGCAGACGCAGCAGCAGGGTGGAATGCTGGGCGGCGGTTCCGTTATCCCCGGCTACACGCACGACACGTCGGCGCAATCCGATTACGTCCAGAATCCGCTCGGCCAGCCTGGTCACGCGGGCACGGGGCAGATGGGCGGCGCGGGCAACATGGGCGGCATGATCGGCACCCTCAATAACGTCCTCGACCGCGATGGCGACGGCAACGCGCTGGACGATTTGATCGGGATGTTCGGGGGTGGGCGGAGGTAGGGGGAGCGGTCAGCCGTCAGCCGTCAGCTCAAAGATGAAGGGCGGGCCGTCCAGATGGCGTGGGCGGTCCTGTCTTTTGCTCCCTCTCCCCCTGCGGGAGAGGGCTGGGGAGAGGGGTGACGAGCAACGCTCGTCCTTTGCCCTACGTCCCCACCCTCGTTCCCTCCTCCACCTTCTCCCGCGAATACGGCCTGTACCCCTTCGGCGTGCCCGGCCTGTCCGTGAAGAGGCTGGTGGTCAGGTAGCGGGCACCCGTGTCGCAGGCGATGGTGGCGACCCGTTTGCCGGGGCCGAGCCGCCGGGCAACCTCCAGCGTGGCCCACGCCATCGCGCCGCTGCTCATCCCGGTGAAGATGCCTTCCTCACGGGCGAGGCGGCGGGCGAGCGGATAGGCGTCCTCCTCCCAGACGGTGATGATCTCGTCGATGACCGAGCGGTCCAGATTCTCGGGGACGAAGCCCGGCCCCATGCCCTGAAAGCCGTGCTCGCCGCGCTCGCCGCCGCTCAGAACGTTGGAGCGGGCCGGTTCGACGGCGACCACCCGCACGCCCCTATCCTGCCGCTTGAGGAAACGTCCCACCCCGCTGATCGTGCCGCCCGTGCCCGAGCCGAAGACGAAGGCGTCTATGCGGCCCTCCATCTGCGCCCACAGCTCGGGGCCGGTGGTCGCCTCGTGGGCGGCGGGGTTGGCGGGGTTGGAGAACTGGCCCAGCATCACCGCGCCCGTCTCCCGCGCAATTCTCTCGGCCTCCTCGATGGCGGCGAGCATCCGGCGTTCGGGGTCGGTGAGGACCAGCTCGGCCCCGTAGGCGAGCAGGGTCTGTTTGCGCTCCTCGCTCATCTGGGCGGGCATACACAGGATGAGCCGGTAGCCCCGCGCCGCCGCCACCTGTGCCAGCCCGATGCCCGTGTTCCCGCTCGTCGGCTCGACGAGGGTGCCGCCGGGCCGCAGCACCCCGCGCCGCTCGGCGTCGTCGATCAGGCCGCGCGCCGTGCGGTCCTTGATGCTGCCGCCGGGATTTAGGCCCTCCAGCTTCACGAACACGTCGGCCATCCCCGGTTCGACCACCCGCCGAAGCTGCACGAGCGGGGTGTTGCCTACGAGGGCGTCAATCATGGGACAGAGGATAGAGCGGTCAGCCTTCAGCGATCAGGGATCAGCCCTGAATCTTTTGCTGACGGCTGAGAGCTGACCGCTGACGGCTCCCCTACAATTCTCCTCGTGCGCGTCGCCCTCATCGCCGACATCCACGGAAACGCGGACGCCCTGCGCGCCGTGCTGGACGACATCGGGGGGCAGGGCGTGGACCACATCGTCGTGAATGGCGACGTGGTGAACCGGGGGCCGGACTCCGTGGAGGCGCTGGGGACGCTGCTCGCGCGGGGCGACGTGACCTTTACCCTCGGCAACCACGACGACCTGCTGCGGCTGTGGCACGTCCGCTCGGAGACGTTGCCGCCCGACTGGTTCGCCGATCCCTTCTGGGGGGCGACGGCTTGGAGCGCCGAACAGCTCGACCGGGCGGGGTTGCTGGACAGCATGCGCGACTGGCCGATGACCTTCACCCTCACCCACCCCGACCTGCCCGACGTGCGGATTGCCCACGGCACGCCCGAGCACTACCGCGAGAGCCTGAGCGAGCGCACCAACCCCGAGCGGGTGGCGGCGCTCGCGGGCACGGCGGGCGTCCTCGTCGGTTCGCACATCCACCGCCCGGCGCACGCCACGCTGGGGGGCGTCCTCGTGCTGAACACGGGCGCGGTCGGTGCTCCGGCGAACGGCGACCCGCGCGCCCAGTACCTCCTGCTGACGGCCACGCCGGGCGGGTGGTGGCCCGAGTTCCGCGCCGTGCCCTACGACCGGGAACCGGTGCTGCGCCGCTTCGAGGCGAACGGATTACTCGCGGCGGGTGGCCTGAGCGCCGAAATCTTCCGCGACGAGATTCGCACCGCCCGCAGCCTCTACACGCCCTACTGGATGTGGACGGAGGCGCACGGGCACCCCCGCGACGCGCGGACCTGGGCGGCCTTCCTGCGGGAGCACCCGCCGCGCTGAGCCTGCCCGGAGCCATGAAAAACCGCCCACGTGGGGCGGTCTTCCGGACAGAGGAATGATGTTCAGCGCATGCCGGGCATCAACACGGATTCGATAACGTACAGCGTCCCGTTGCCCGTGTCGATGGAGGAGCCGGACTCGATGATCGCCGTCCCCATGTTGTTGCCGATGGAGGTGCGGGTCCCCGTGCGGGTCAGCGTCAACATGCCGGACTGCAGGGTCATGAGCTGGTTGGCACTCGCCAGCGCCGTGCCGTCCACCCGCCCCTGAACCACGTGGTACAGCAGAATCTGGCTCAGCCGCTGACGGTTGGAGGACAGCTCGGTCAGTACGCCGGGCGGCAGCTTGAGGAAGGCGTCGTTGGTCGGCGCGAAG belongs to Deinococcus sp. YIM 134068 and includes:
- a CDS encoding metallophosphoesterase family protein, with protein sequence MRVALIADIHGNADALRAVLDDIGGQGVDHIVVNGDVVNRGPDSVEALGTLLARGDVTFTLGNHDDLLRLWHVRSETLPPDWFADPFWGATAWSAEQLDRAGLLDSMRDWPMTFTLTHPDLPDVRIAHGTPEHYRESLSERTNPERVAALAGTAGVLVGSHIHRPAHATLGGVLVLNTGAVGAPANGDPRAQYLLLTATPGGWWPEFRAVPYDREPVLRRFEANGLLAAGGLSAEIFRDEIRTARSLYTPYWMWTEAHGHPRDARTWAAFLREHPPR
- a CDS encoding DNA-3-methyladenine glycosylase, with amino-acid sequence MPAPLPPSFFDRDPTRVARELLGASLVRVLPGGERLVGRVVEAEAYDCPRDPACTAGRFHAVRTLAMATAPGHWLFWSAHGHPLLQVACRAEGVSASVLIRALEPLEGVGTMLTHRPVTRERDLTNGPAKLVYALGLDPERVAGLPVNGPTLHLLPGDPVPDERVQVTARVGILAGKNLPWRFLVRGNPWVSPAVPSMELSAALSED
- the cysK gene encoding cysteine synthase A, whose amino-acid sequence is MIDALVGNTPLVQLRRVVEPGMADVFVKLEGLNPGGSIKDRTARGLIDDAERRGVLRPGGTLVEPTSGNTGIGLAQVAAARGYRLILCMPAQMSEERKQTLLAYGAELVLTDPERRMLAAIEEAERIARETGAVMLGQFSNPANPAAHEATTGPELWAQMEGRIDAFVFGSGTGGTISGVGRFLKRQDRGVRVVAVEPARSNVLSGGERGEHGFQGMGPGFVPENLDRSVIDEIITVWEEDAYPLARRLAREEGIFTGMSSGAMAWATLEVARRLGPGKRVATIACDTGARYLTTSLFTDRPGTPKGYRPYSREKVEEGTRVGT
- a CDS encoding methyltransferase domain-containing protein — protein: MPRPARPNSPSHRPRRPQGDHRARQPAHEYVLEALPGLEEVAAAELGTVPLARDLRGLRFWYPGDTERLTRLRGAVAVYRVRAWDVPRPRGLLGHQQLGELAAFLGEVVRVGGHRSFRLSAAGRESSVMERLAGELERALDLPFSREEGELLIRLRPQEDGPGWEVLARMTPRPLSARAWRVCNLGGGLNATIAYALHKLAGQRDEDRIFNPMSGSGTLLVERALLGPSTAMVGVDTDPRAVECARSNLAAAGRQVEVAQVDALQTGLPARSFDLIVSDLPWGDAIGTHGGNADLYPAFLSEMHRLCSRQGRLVVLTHELRLFERLLREQNRWHARELFQVYSGGHHPKAYLLGKT
- a CDS encoding DUF937 domain-containing protein, giving the protein MMDIFNMLGGMGQAQQTVGNRLGTRPDQTQAAMEAAVPLLLGAMTRNAQQPGGAQALSGALDRHDGSALDLFGQGQAPDAGQGQKILGHVFGNQQQAAANAVGRRAGIDPQLAMQVLAMAAPLVLAYLGRQRQGQMGGGGMAGGQMGGQMGGQMGGQMGGAGGFDIGSILGGVLGGGMGGLGGMLGGGQTQTQQQGGMLGGGSVIPGYTHDTSAQSDYVQNPLGQPGHAGTGQMGGAGNMGGMIGTLNNVLDRDGDGNALDDLIGMFGGGRR
- a CDS encoding TrkH family potassium uptake protein is translated as MALSPPPRTSGPATTARVRRPLLARFSPPQLIALTFALGLLVGGLILALPVMHGEGRRVSFLQALFTATSALCVTGLNVIDPSRDFNRLGQVVILLLIQVGGVGILTFGTLFALLTRRRVNYSERIRLAQQVSAFSAGDVVPLIRNIFLYTFIIEAVGAVLLAFRFVPLEGWGQGLFYALFHSVSAFNNAGFALYSDNYVRFVGDDFVSLVTALLIILGGTGFLVQLNVVAHLLNPRRNRLLVHSKLVLTMMGVLLLVGTLSYLALEWDNPKTLAPLAFGDKLLASFFQSVVTRTAGYNTLDYGAMELATLFITIILMFIGANPGSTGGGIKTSTFYVMMASAWSMVRGRGEVTLFNRRIDRETVIRAMTVGLLSIGLVNLMFILLLVFNSRADILFVQLFFESVSAFATVGLSMNATPLLNPAQQIVIILLMYLGRIGPLTFAVAFNSREEADLVKYPAEKDILIG